From a region of the Pontixanthobacter gangjinensis genome:
- a CDS encoding glycosyl transferase family protein, with product MTDFTAWQWFVLVQHELLLFAGVFFLIGALDELGIDCAYLWFRLAGRIRTETLGIEADHHELTGLAAVFIPTWQESAVIGATISHALNVWPHSALRMYIGCYRNDPATMSAVLEATSGDPRLRLVVHDCDGPSTKADCLNRLYQALQTDERRLMQSAHMIVLHDAEDMVDAAALTLLDRTIRGAELAQIPVLPMPQPHSVWIAGHYCEEFAEAHGKAMMVRDAIGAGMPLAGVGCAISRPILTKLASTTADRGPFAADCLTEDYELGLGVADMGGRAKFVRQRYQDGRLVATRACFPARLDQAVRQKTRWVHGIAFQGWDRLGWSGRPAEFWMRLRDRRGPFTAIVLAAAYVLLILSAAGWALSSAGFGEPLDVSPILQIVLALNFVSFAWRVTWRFAFTAREYGVGEGLRAILRVPIANIIAIMAGRRALVAYWLSLKGHALKWDKTDHFEHPVMMPLRDNTI from the coding sequence GTGACAGATTTTACCGCGTGGCAATGGTTTGTGCTGGTGCAGCACGAGCTTCTGCTATTTGCAGGCGTTTTCTTTCTAATCGGTGCGTTGGATGAGTTAGGCATTGATTGTGCCTATCTGTGGTTTCGCCTTGCAGGCCGAATCCGCACCGAAACACTTGGCATTGAGGCTGATCACCACGAGCTGACAGGACTGGCTGCAGTTTTCATTCCTACATGGCAGGAATCAGCTGTAATTGGTGCAACGATCTCGCATGCGTTGAATGTCTGGCCGCATTCCGCTCTTCGCATGTATATTGGTTGTTACCGTAATGATCCGGCGACGATGAGTGCGGTATTAGAGGCGACATCGGGTGATCCTCGGCTGCGCTTGGTGGTGCATGATTGCGATGGGCCGAGCACTAAGGCGGATTGCCTGAACCGCCTTTACCAAGCCCTGCAAACAGACGAGCGCCGATTGATGCAGTCCGCTCATATGATCGTTCTGCACGATGCGGAGGATATGGTTGATGCAGCAGCGCTCACGCTGCTTGACCGAACTATTCGCGGAGCTGAATTGGCGCAAATTCCGGTTCTGCCAATGCCGCAGCCGCACTCGGTTTGGATTGCTGGGCATTATTGCGAAGAATTTGCAGAAGCGCATGGCAAAGCCATGATGGTGCGCGACGCAATTGGCGCCGGTATGCCCTTGGCAGGTGTCGGATGCGCAATCTCCCGACCTATACTAACCAAGCTTGCAAGCACCACAGCTGATCGCGGTCCATTTGCGGCCGATTGTCTTACCGAGGATTATGAGTTGGGCCTTGGTGTAGCCGATATGGGCGGAAGAGCGAAATTTGTTCGACAACGTTACCAAGATGGCCGGCTGGTTGCCACTCGCGCCTGTTTTCCAGCCCGGTTGGATCAGGCAGTCAGGCAAAAGACCCGCTGGGTGCACGGCATAGCGTTTCAAGGGTGGGACCGCCTGGGTTGGTCAGGCAGGCCTGCTGAATTCTGGATGCGATTGAGGGATCGGCGCGGGCCTTTTACTGCGATTGTGCTCGCGGCAGCTTATGTTTTGTTGATCCTGTCTGCGGCTGGGTGGGCATTGTCATCGGCGGGTTTTGGCGAGCCGCTAGACGTATCTCCAATCCTTCAAATCGTCTTGGCACTCAATTTTGTGAGTTTTGCCTGGCGGGTGACTTGGCGATTTGCATTCACCGCTCGAGAATATGGAGTCGGTGAAGGGCTGCGTGCTATTCTAAGGGTACCAATTGCCAATATCATCGCGATTATGGCCGGGCGGCGCGCTTTGGTAGCCTATTGGCTCAGCCTTAAGGGCCATGCACTAAAATGGGATAAGACAGACCATTTTGAACATCCGGTCATGATGCCGCTACGCGACAATACGATATGA
- a CDS encoding sulfite exporter TauE/SafE family protein: MDVYLPIANMSVNGLVIVALGGLTGILSGLFGVGGGFLTTPLLIFYGVPPTVAAASASTQVTGASVSGVFAHSKRKGVDYKLGGVTVVGGIFGAGLGAVLFRFFESIGQIDVVINILYVLMLGTIGSLMAKEAWETINPPDKEAAAKKAPKRRHHPLVTALPLRWRFYRSGLYISPLAPLILGLIVGILTMLMGVGGGFILIPAMLYILGMSASVVVGTSLFNILFVTIATTMIHALTTQAVDILLAAFLLIGSVTGAQVGSQIAQKVKPEWLRLALAVVVLMVAIRMLLGLLYQPDEIFSVTQL, translated from the coding sequence ATGGACGTTTATCTCCCCATCGCAAATATGTCAGTCAATGGGCTGGTAATTGTTGCGCTTGGCGGTCTTACCGGCATTCTCTCGGGGCTCTTCGGCGTCGGCGGCGGGTTCCTGACCACACCGTTGCTGATTTTTTACGGCGTCCCGCCAACGGTTGCTGCTGCATCAGCCTCGACCCAAGTTACCGGGGCCAGCGTCTCAGGCGTATTCGCACATTCAAAGCGAAAAGGCGTCGATTACAAACTTGGCGGTGTGACCGTGGTTGGCGGCATTTTCGGTGCCGGCCTAGGCGCTGTCCTGTTCCGTTTCTTTGAATCGATTGGCCAAATCGATGTGGTCATTAATATCCTCTACGTCTTGATGCTTGGCACAATCGGCTCTCTGATGGCAAAGGAAGCATGGGAGACGATTAATCCGCCGGATAAGGAAGCGGCTGCCAAAAAGGCCCCCAAAAGGCGCCATCATCCACTCGTAACAGCATTACCACTGCGCTGGAGGTTCTATCGTTCAGGCCTGTATATTTCGCCGCTCGCGCCTCTTATTTTAGGTTTGATTGTGGGGATTTTGACAATGCTGATGGGTGTTGGCGGAGGATTCATCCTGATTCCCGCAATGCTGTATATTTTGGGCATGAGCGCGAGTGTGGTTGTTGGCACCTCGCTGTTCAATATTCTGTTTGTAACCATCGCGACGACCATGATCCATGCTTTGACGACCCAAGCCGTCGATATATTGCTCGCAGCGTTCTTGCTTATCGGTTCGGTGACCGGCGCACAGGTCGGTTCGCAGATTGCGCAAAAGGTAAAGCCGGAATGGCTGCGTCTCGCACTTGCAGTGGTTGTGTTGATGGTAGCGATCCGGATGTTGTTAGGCCTTTTGTATCAGCCAGATGAAATCTTCTCGGTGACACAATTATGA
- a CDS encoding TIGR02186 family protein produces MTRLAILILCFFALTGQRDPILVPEVSQHEIQVRQGFTGTELLLFGAILDPSGFRAGEDYDIVVVLKGPTGAIRLREKERLGPVWINAQSNAFRSAPSFFAVASSRPVLEIVDERTAAIYELGLKFIQLSPGGTIDPEEQIRFTEGLVDLRERQGLYKEDMSGVQISEQVLYQARISLPSTVQTGTYTAETFAITRGRVIASAIAEVEVRKVGFERAVEVYSKENAFIYGLAAVFLSIFMGWMAGRLFALI; encoded by the coding sequence ATGACCCGGCTTGCGATCCTGATCCTGTGTTTCTTTGCACTGACCGGACAGCGCGATCCCATTTTGGTGCCCGAAGTTTCGCAACATGAAATTCAGGTCAGGCAAGGTTTCACAGGCACGGAACTTCTGCTGTTTGGTGCCATTCTTGACCCATCGGGTTTCCGCGCCGGTGAAGATTACGATATCGTGGTGGTCCTCAAAGGCCCGACCGGGGCAATTCGGCTGCGTGAAAAAGAGCGTTTGGGGCCAGTCTGGATCAACGCGCAAAGCAACGCCTTCCGTTCCGCTCCATCGTTTTTCGCGGTCGCATCATCCAGGCCCGTACTGGAAATCGTGGATGAACGAACCGCCGCAATTTACGAATTGGGGTTGAAGTTCATTCAACTCTCGCCCGGCGGGACCATAGATCCGGAAGAACAAATCCGGTTTACTGAGGGTTTAGTTGATTTGCGCGAGAGGCAGGGGCTCTACAAAGAGGATATGAGCGGTGTCCAAATCAGCGAGCAAGTGCTTTATCAGGCCCGAATCTCACTCCCTTCGACCGTTCAGACAGGCACCTATACTGCAGAAACTTTCGCTATTACGCGAGGGCGGGTGATCGCGTCTGCAATCGCTGAGGTGGAAGTTCGCAAAGTGGGCTTTGAACGCGCTGTTGAAGTCTATTCGAAAGAGAACGCGTTCATCTATGGGCTGGCTGCGGTCTTCCTGTCCATTTTCATGGGCTGGATGGCGGGCAGGCTGTTTGCGTTGATTTAG
- a CDS encoding ATP-binding protein produces the protein MGDMGNQNFEQPQAQPVAPKPAKSDNANQPIGVVLEIAGSGSQIALDLERLNECMADDDPSIALAGQVGSQIKIRIGNAWLLANVRNQRQDRRAGGSIIANIDFLGEGQEEKLTGKIHGFRRGVTRYPVPGALIYPATTSDLKQIYASDGRSNIQIGTVYPTKDIRAGIYIDAMLGKHFALLGSTGTGKSTSAALILHRICEAAPDGHIVMIDPHGEYSAAFKTNGQIFDVTNLQMPYWLLNFEEHCEVLLTSHGNERQIDADILARCLLEARKKNRLADTMGKITVDSPVPYLLSDLGNAIQDQMGKLDKATNTAPFMRIKNKLEELKSDPRYQFMFSGMLVGDTMADFISKVFRMPGNGKPISIIDVSGVPSDITSTVVAVLSRLVFDFAIWGRDEKTRPILLVCEEAHRYVPNEANADGSSVGNILGRIAKEGRKYGISLGLITQRPSDLAEGVLSQCGTIISMRLNNDRDQAFVKAAMPEGARGFLDSIPALRNRECIICGEGVAIPIRVAFDNLEEIKRPASEDPSFVELWNGSGGEEDAVHRTVQRWRAQGV, from the coding sequence ATGGGTGATATGGGTAACCAGAACTTCGAACAGCCGCAGGCACAGCCAGTGGCGCCGAAACCGGCGAAGAGTGACAATGCGAACCAGCCCATCGGTGTGGTTCTCGAAATTGCAGGTTCGGGTTCTCAGATTGCGCTCGATCTTGAGCGGCTTAACGAGTGCATGGCGGATGATGATCCGTCGATCGCCCTGGCCGGCCAAGTTGGCAGCCAAATCAAAATCCGCATCGGTAATGCGTGGCTTCTTGCGAATGTTCGCAATCAGCGGCAGGATCGCCGGGCAGGCGGCAGCATCATTGCCAATATCGATTTCCTTGGTGAAGGTCAGGAAGAAAAGCTGACCGGAAAAATTCACGGCTTCCGCCGCGGGGTGACGCGTTATCCAGTTCCCGGTGCCCTGATTTACCCGGCAACCACGTCGGACCTCAAACAAATTTACGCCAGCGATGGCCGCTCCAACATTCAAATCGGCACCGTTTATCCGACAAAGGATATTCGTGCCGGAATCTATATTGATGCGATGCTGGGCAAGCATTTCGCGCTGCTCGGATCGACCGGTACCGGTAAATCCACCAGTGCAGCGCTTATCTTGCACCGTATCTGCGAAGCCGCGCCAGACGGACATATCGTGATGATTGACCCGCACGGCGAATATTCTGCTGCGTTTAAGACGAACGGTCAGATCTTTGATGTTACCAATTTGCAGATGCCATATTGGCTGCTGAATTTTGAGGAGCATTGTGAAGTTTTGCTGACCTCGCACGGGAATGAGCGGCAGATTGACGCCGACATTCTCGCCCGCTGTCTGCTGGAGGCGCGCAAGAAGAACCGGCTCGCTGATACTATGGGCAAGATTACTGTCGATTCGCCGGTGCCTTATTTGCTGTCCGATCTCGGCAACGCCATTCAGGACCAGATGGGCAAATTGGACAAAGCGACCAACACCGCGCCGTTCATGCGGATCAAGAACAAGCTGGAAGAGTTGAAGAGCGATCCGCGCTATCAATTCATGTTCTCCGGCATGTTGGTTGGCGATACGATGGCTGACTTTATTTCCAAGGTTTTCCGTATGCCGGGCAATGGCAAACCGATTTCGATTATCGACGTTTCGGGTGTTCCTTCGGATATTACGTCGACCGTGGTTGCTGTTCTCAGCCGGCTTGTGTTCGACTTTGCAATTTGGGGGCGCGACGAAAAAACCCGCCCCATCCTGCTCGTTTGCGAAGAAGCGCACCGTTATGTGCCGAACGAGGCGAATGCGGATGGGTCTTCGGTTGGCAATATCCTAGGCCGGATTGCCAAGGAGGGCCGGAAATACGGAATTTCTCTGGGCCTGATTACCCAGCGCCCTTCCGATCTTGCCGAGGGCGTCTTGTCGCAATGCGGCACGATTATCTCCATGCGTTTGAACAACGACCGCGACCAAGCCTTCGTGAAGGCTGCGATGCCCGAAGGCGCGCGTGGTTTCCTTGATTCCATTCCGGCGCTTCGTAACCGCGAGTGTATTATTTGCGGCGAAGGTGTCGCCATTCCGATCCGTGTTGCGTTTGATAACCTTGAAGAAATCAAGCGGCCCGCTTCGGAAGATCCAAGCTTTGTCGAATTGTGGAACGGCAGTGGCGGTGAGGAAGACGCGGTCCACCGTACCGTTCAACGCTGGCGTGCGCAGGGCGTTTAA
- a CDS encoding 7-carboxy-7-deazaguanine synthase QueE produces the protein MPLVLATTTPGEPEIFASVQGEGPSAGAPCTFIRLSRCNLACVWCDTAYTWHFDGDDRTHRDDKTFERKANQITLEIADVAARIEALGQSRLIITGGEPLLQAGPLAGLLELLPDMTVEVETNGTTTAPARLDIRVDQYNVSPKLAHSGNAAELALIPERLRSYSGDARAFFKFVVATPEDVAEVAELVRAHALPKKRVFLMPEGTQSAVLREREQWLTQCCLDHGFRMTDRLHIHLFGDTRGT, from the coding sequence ATGCCGCTAGTCCTCGCCACCACCACTCCGGGCGAACCGGAAATCTTCGCCTCGGTCCAGGGCGAAGGCCCAAGCGCCGGTGCGCCCTGCACCTTCATCCGGCTGTCGCGGTGCAACCTTGCCTGCGTTTGGTGCGATACGGCCTATACGTGGCACTTTGATGGCGATGACCGGACTCACCGCGATGACAAAACTTTCGAGCGTAAGGCCAATCAAATCACACTGGAAATTGCCGATGTCGCAGCACGGATAGAAGCGCTGGGCCAATCACGGCTGATTATCACGGGCGGCGAACCCTTGTTACAAGCGGGGCCGCTCGCCGGATTGCTCGAATTGCTGCCTGATATGACCGTAGAGGTGGAAACCAACGGCACGACCACCGCCCCTGCGCGGCTCGATATCCGGGTTGATCAGTATAATGTCAGCCCGAAACTGGCGCATAGCGGCAATGCTGCCGAACTGGCGCTGATCCCGGAGCGGCTCCGAAGCTATTCAGGCGATGCCCGCGCTTTCTTTAAATTTGTGGTCGCGACACCTGAAGATGTGGCGGAAGTCGCTGAATTGGTTCGGGCTCACGCGCTACCCAAAAAACGGGTGTTTTTGATGCCCGAGGGGACACAAAGCGCGGTGTTAAGAGAGCGCGAGCAATGGTTGACGCAATGCTGTCTCGATCATGGTTTTCGCATGACCGACCGGCTTCATATCCACTTGTTCGGGGACACGCGCGGTACGTGA
- a CDS encoding valine--tRNA ligase has protein sequence MTTELSTTFDPAAIEQRWYSHWEENGLFRPERPDAQPYTIVNPPPNVTGNLHIGHALDNTLQDIVIRYERLRGKDALWVVGMDHAGIATQMVVERQMEERQDKRTNYSREDFVKKVWEWKEESGGTITTQLRRLGCSMDWSREQFTMDPHFSDAVLKVFVDLYNDGLIYRDKRLVNWDPKLKTAISDLEVETQDVKGQFWHFKYPLADGVKLADGRDYIEVATTRPETMLADMAVAVHPDDERYASVVGKEVVLPITGRRVKIVADEHADPELGSGAVKITPGHDFNDFDVGKRAGFAPADMFNMLDGEANVCQTADGLVPDEFLGLHRFKRDGVDGARELVVQRLKELGFLIPHITKTKKGEEIELDSEPRTIATPFGDRGGVVIEPWLTDQWYVDAKKLAVAPMEAVRNGDIEIIPQSWEKTFFHWMENIQPWCVSRQLWWGHRIPAWFDDNGKVYVAMTEDEAQAQAGEGVKLKRDEDVLDTWFSSGLWPFATLGWPDENAPLYQKHYPNDLLISGFDILFFWDARMAMQGMHLTGQAPWKKLYLHGLVRAADGSKMSKSKGNVVDPLGLIDQYGADALRFFMASMESQGRDIKMDDERVKGYRNFATKLWNATRFCQTNGITASATLEAPAATSAVNRWIIGEVAETLAKLDVAMADLRFDAAANIIYHFAWDTFCDWYIELIKGNFDDETKAVAGWVLDQILVMLHPFMPFITEELWNAQGDRANYPLITAKWPEFSAGVDAEAKTEVEWTLGFIKEIRSTKAALGAAAKPMRIFVSTVTNELFQRLEKNLLQIKRLTRASEILVRTPDAGMQELEEIGAALGGDASTLIAVENEGEVQLVTKGLIGRLDFFGEVDLEDARKRFNNALETSAKEANALEGRLGNANFVERAKPEAVEKAKADHAHHSAEVERLKAALERLG, from the coding sequence ATGACAACCGAACTCTCCACGACATTCGACCCAGCCGCGATTGAACAGCGGTGGTATTCCCATTGGGAGGAAAACGGCCTGTTCCGGCCAGAACGCCCCGATGCGCAGCCCTATACCATCGTGAACCCGCCGCCGAATGTTACCGGCAACCTCCACATCGGCCACGCGCTCGACAACACGTTGCAGGATATTGTGATCCGGTATGAACGGCTGCGCGGCAAAGATGCCCTGTGGGTCGTCGGCATGGACCATGCTGGCATCGCCACCCAGATGGTGGTCGAACGCCAGATGGAGGAACGTCAGGACAAACGTACCAATTACAGCCGAGAGGACTTCGTCAAAAAGGTCTGGGAATGGAAAGAGGAAAGCGGCGGAACGATCACCACCCAGCTGCGCCGCCTTGGCTGTTCGATGGATTGGAGCCGAGAGCAGTTCACTATGGACCCGCATTTCAGCGATGCGGTGCTGAAAGTCTTCGTCGATCTGTATAATGACGGACTGATTTACCGCGACAAGCGGCTGGTCAATTGGGACCCCAAGCTGAAAACGGCGATTTCCGATCTGGAGGTCGAGACACAGGATGTGAAAGGCCAGTTCTGGCACTTCAAATATCCACTCGCAGACGGTGTGAAACTGGCAGATGGCCGCGATTATATCGAGGTTGCGACAACGCGGCCCGAAACGATGCTCGCCGATATGGCGGTTGCTGTGCACCCGGATGATGAGCGCTATGCCAGCGTAGTCGGCAAGGAAGTCGTCCTGCCGATCACTGGTCGCCGCGTAAAAATCGTGGCTGACGAACATGCCGATCCTGAATTGGGTTCGGGCGCGGTGAAGATCACACCGGGTCACGATTTCAACGATTTCGATGTTGGCAAACGCGCAGGCTTTGCTCCGGCAGACATGTTCAATATGCTCGATGGTGAGGCGAATGTTTGCCAGACTGCCGATGGCTTGGTGCCTGACGAATTCCTTGGTCTGCACCGTTTCAAGCGCGACGGCGTTGATGGCGCGCGCGAATTGGTTGTGCAGCGCCTGAAGGAACTTGGCTTCCTGATCCCGCACATCACCAAAACCAAAAAGGGCGAGGAAATCGAATTGGATTCCGAACCGCGCACCATCGCGACCCCGTTCGGCGATCGCGGCGGCGTGGTGATCGAACCATGGCTGACCGATCAATGGTATGTCGATGCGAAAAAACTGGCTGTCGCACCGATGGAAGCCGTTCGAAACGGCGATATCGAGATCATCCCGCAAAGCTGGGAAAAAACCTTCTTCCACTGGATGGAGAACATCCAGCCCTGGTGTGTCTCACGCCAGCTGTGGTGGGGGCACCGGATTCCGGCATGGTTCGACGATAACGGCAAGGTCTATGTCGCTATGACCGAAGATGAGGCTCAGGCCCAAGCTGGGGAAGGCGTGAAACTCAAACGCGACGAAGACGTCCTCGACACATGGTTCTCCTCCGGCTTGTGGCCCTTCGCCACGCTTGGCTGGCCCGATGAAAACGCGCCGCTGTACCAGAAGCATTACCCCAATGATTTGCTAATCTCCGGCTTCGACATCCTGTTCTTCTGGGATGCGCGGATGGCGATGCAGGGGATGCATCTGACGGGCCAAGCGCCGTGGAAAAAGCTCTATCTGCACGGTCTCGTGCGCGCGGCGGATGGTTCCAAAATGTCCAAGTCCAAGGGCAATGTGGTCGATCCGCTTGGCCTGATTGACCAATATGGCGCGGATGCGCTGCGCTTCTTTATGGCGTCAATGGAAAGCCAGGGCCGCGACATCAAAATGGATGATGAGCGGGTCAAAGGATACCGCAATTTCGCGACCAAATTGTGGAATGCGACGCGTTTTTGCCAAACCAACGGCATTACTGCATCGGCCACGCTGGAGGCTCCGGCAGCCACCAGCGCGGTCAATCGCTGGATCATCGGCGAAGTTGCAGAAACGCTGGCCAAGCTGGATGTGGCGATGGCCGATCTGCGCTTCGACGCTGCCGCAAACATCATCTATCACTTCGCATGGGACACATTCTGCGATTGGTATATCGAACTGATCAAAGGGAACTTTGACGACGAGACCAAGGCCGTTGCCGGATGGGTGCTCGACCAGATCCTGGTGATGCTCCACCCGTTCATGCCGTTCATCACCGAGGAACTGTGGAACGCGCAGGGTGACCGGGCCAACTACCCGCTAATCACCGCCAAATGGCCTGAATTCAGCGCGGGCGTTGATGCTGAGGCGAAGACCGAGGTCGAATGGACGCTCGGATTTATCAAAGAGATTCGTTCAACGAAGGCTGCGCTTGGCGCGGCTGCTAAGCCAATGCGAATATTTGTTTCTACGGTTACAAATGAGCTGTTTCAACGCCTCGAGAAGAACCTGCTGCAAATTAAGCGACTGACTCGTGCTTCCGAAATTTTGGTGCGAACTCCCGATGCTGGAATGCAAGAACTTGAAGAAATTGGAGCTGCGTTGGGCGGAGATGCCTCAACTCTGATAGCCGTAGAGAACGAAGGTGAAGTGCAACTAGTCACTAAGGGCTTAATAGGGCGCTTGGATTTCTTCGGCGAAGTGGACCTTGAGGACGCTCGCAAGCGGTTCAATAATGCTCTCGAAACCTCGGCAAAAGAAGCGAATGCACTCGAAGGCCGTCTTGGGAATGCGAACTTTGTCGAACGCGCCAAGCCGGAAGCGGTCGAAAAAGCAAAAGCCGATCATGCGCATCACAGCGCGGAAGTCGAACGGTTGAAAGCGGCGCTGGAACGGTTGGGGTAG
- a CDS encoding ABC transporter permease, translating to MSGRAEFTLEEHGEGGTSLTLFGPYLVSTIGEIDRELRKIGGDIDRVDLSGVDAIDTVGAWVACNFAARHNAEITGASERAQRLLDAVESAGNDANIAAERLPFWTRIPVHVGGLTIQFFFGVLGVIGFFGQILMASGSLIRHPSRFRGKALVRQLELVGVSALPIVGLMSFLIGIVIAQQGAVQLQQFGAETLTVNLVGRITLRELGVLMTAIMIAGRSGSAFAAQIGTMKLTEEVDAMRTIGISPIEALVIPRILASVLMMPLLGFYAAAVAIVGGAVVADLALDIPFLTFLSRIKEVVPTYDLWVGLIKAPFFGLIIGMAGCYNGMQVKGNSEQVGRRTTQAVVSAIFMVIVLDAFFAVFFTEMGWG from the coding sequence ATGAGCGGCAGGGCGGAATTCACTCTCGAAGAGCATGGCGAAGGCGGTACCAGCCTGACGCTATTCGGCCCCTATCTTGTTTCAACTATTGGCGAAATTGATCGCGAGCTGCGCAAGATCGGCGGTGACATCGACCGGGTGGATTTATCCGGTGTGGATGCGATTGACACAGTTGGTGCATGGGTCGCGTGCAATTTTGCGGCCCGGCATAATGCGGAAATCACCGGCGCGAGTGAACGCGCGCAACGTTTGCTCGATGCGGTCGAATCAGCTGGCAACGATGCGAATATCGCGGCAGAGCGATTGCCATTCTGGACCCGCATTCCGGTGCATGTCGGCGGATTAACGATCCAGTTCTTCTTCGGCGTGCTGGGGGTGATCGGCTTTTTCGGTCAAATCCTGATGGCTTCGGGCAGCCTGATCCGGCATCCAAGCCGTTTCCGCGGAAAGGCGCTGGTTCGTCAGTTGGAATTGGTCGGCGTCAGCGCCCTGCCGATTGTCGGACTGATGAGTTTTCTGATCGGGATCGTAATCGCACAGCAAGGCGCGGTGCAATTGCAGCAATTCGGCGCAGAAACTCTGACCGTCAATCTGGTCGGGCGGATTACTTTACGAGAGCTTGGCGTGTTGATGACCGCGATCATGATTGCGGGCCGGTCCGGTTCGGCCTTTGCGGCGCAAATCGGCACGATGAAGCTGACCGAAGAGGTCGATGCGATGCGCACGATCGGGATTTCCCCTATCGAAGCGCTGGTGATCCCGCGTATTCTCGCCTCGGTGCTGATGATGCCGTTGCTCGGATTTTATGCCGCAGCCGTAGCGATAGTGGGCGGCGCGGTGGTCGCGGATTTGGCGCTCGACATACCGTTTCTGACATTCCTGTCGCGGATCAAGGAAGTGGTGCCAACGTATGACCTTTGGGTCGGCCTGATTAAGGCACCGTTCTTTGGACTGATTATTGGCATGGCGGGTTGCTATAATGGTATGCAGGTGAAGGGCAATTCCGAGCAAGTCGGGCGCCGCACAACGCAGGCGGTGGTCTCGGCCATCTTCATGGTTATCGTGCTTGATGCATTCTTCGCGGTGTTCTTTACCGAAATGGGTTGGGGCTGA
- a CDS encoding ABC transporter ATP-binding protein, with translation MADDALPEELKGRFVDEFPIVVEGLVNRFGTQTVHDNLSLEVRQGEILGVVGGSGTGKSVLMRSIIGLQRPNDGDIRVFGKSITEAEPDEEIGVRSRWGVLFQGGALFSTLTVGENVQVPLKQFYPEISKELLTDIARYKVMLSGLPEDAADKYPSELSGGMKKRAGLARALALDPELLFLDEPTAGLDPIGAARFDQLTRELKETLGLTVFLITHDLDTLYEICDRVAVLADKQVIAVGTIPELLETEHPWIQEYFNGPRGRAAQASQKRDKRKAATSSSRSMDNRPPKRA, from the coding sequence ATGGCTGACGACGCACTACCCGAAGAATTGAAAGGACGCTTCGTCGATGAATTTCCAATTGTGGTCGAAGGACTGGTCAATCGGTTCGGCACGCAAACGGTGCATGATAATCTTTCGCTCGAAGTCCGGCAGGGAGAAATCCTAGGTGTGGTAGGCGGATCGGGCACCGGCAAGTCGGTGTTAATGCGCTCAATAATCGGGCTGCAGCGACCAAATGACGGTGACATACGGGTATTCGGAAAGTCGATCACCGAAGCGGAGCCGGATGAAGAGATCGGTGTGCGCAGCCGCTGGGGCGTGTTGTTCCAGGGCGGGGCGCTGTTTTCCACCCTGACAGTGGGCGAAAATGTTCAAGTTCCGCTCAAGCAATTCTATCCCGAAATCAGCAAGGAACTTCTAACCGATATTGCGCGCTACAAGGTGATGTTGTCGGGCCTGCCGGAAGACGCTGCGGACAAATACCCTTCCGAATTGTCAGGCGGGATGAAAAAGCGCGCAGGCCTTGCCCGGGCGCTGGCGCTCGATCCCGAATTGCTGTTTCTAGACGAGCCGACCGCTGGCCTCGATCCCATCGGCGCGGCACGGTTTGATCAATTGACGCGAGAGCTGAAGGAAACGCTGGGCCTGACCGTATTCCTGATCACCCATGATCTTGATACGCTGTACGAAATTTGCGACCGCGTGGCCGTACTTGCCGATAAGCAAGTGATTGCCGTGGGCACCATCCCGGAATTGCTCGAGACTGAACATCCGTGGATTCAGGAATATTTCAACGGCCCACGGGGCCGCGCCGCGCAGGCTAGCCAAAAACGGGACAAGCGTAAGGCAGCGACAAGTTCTTCGCGATCAATGGACAACCGCCCCCCGAAACGGGCATAG